In a genomic window of Anaerolineae bacterium:
- a CDS encoding glycosyltransferase family 2 protein: protein MIDLSVLIVNWNVAPLLRRCLTSIAASPGVSVHAAEGALQIELIVVDNASSDESLAMLAHEFPWAQVIRNPVNVGFTRANNQALTRARGRYVLFLNPDAEVVGDALPTMVHYMEAHPDVGALGPQLRYPDGQIQPSRRRFPTLATAFLESTLLHQWWPNNPVAHRYYLADQPDDREQEVDWLVGACLLVRREAIEQVGSFDERYFMYSEELDWCRRARAAGWRIVYLPTAQVIHHEGKSSEQAMAARHIHFNTSKVLYFRKYHGHFAAELVRLFLLATYLYQWGEEAAKWLVGHKRPLRQERMAAYAAVLRTGLRHSS, encoded by the coding sequence GTGATAGACCTCTCGGTACTCATCGTAAACTGGAATGTGGCACCCCTGCTGCGACGGTGTCTCACTTCCATCGCCGCCTCGCCCGGAGTGAGTGTACACGCAGCCGAGGGAGCCTTACAGATCGAGCTTATCGTGGTAGACAATGCCTCCAGCGACGAAAGCCTAGCGATGCTAGCCCACGAGTTTCCTTGGGCTCAGGTGATCCGCAACCCCGTCAACGTGGGCTTTACCCGGGCCAATAACCAGGCGTTGACTCGCGCGCGTGGCCGCTATGTGCTGTTCCTGAACCCCGATGCCGAAGTGGTAGGAGACGCGCTGCCGACCATGGTACACTATATGGAGGCCCATCCCGATGTAGGAGCACTGGGCCCCCAGTTGCGCTATCCTGATGGCCAAATCCAGCCTTCGCGGCGGCGTTTCCCCACCCTGGCAACGGCCTTCCTTGAGAGCACGCTGTTGCACCAATGGTGGCCAAACAACCCAGTGGCTCATCGGTACTATCTGGCCGATCAACCTGATGATCGGGAACAGGAAGTGGACTGGTTGGTGGGAGCCTGCCTGTTGGTCCGGCGTGAGGCCATCGAACAGGTAGGCAGCTTCGATGAGCGCTATTTTATGTATTCTGAAGAGCTGGACTGGTGCCGGCGGGCGCGCGCGGCCGGTTGGCGTATCGTCTACCTGCCGACGGCCCAGGTTATCCACCACGAAGGCAAATCGAGCGAACAGGCGATGGCCGCTCGGCATATCCATTTCAACACCTCCAAAGTGCTCTATTTTCGGAAATACCATGGCCATTTCGCTGCGGAGTTGGTACGGCTCTTCTTGCTGGCGACTTATCTTTATCAGTGGGGCGAGGAGGCGGCCAAGTGGCTGGTCGGGCACAAACGGCCCCTACGCCAAGAGCGCATGGCAGCATACGCGGCCGTGCTACGGACAGGCCTGCGCCATAGCTCTTGA
- a CDS encoding glycosyltransferase family 4 protein gives MRVLLVTGEYPPMQGGVGDYTRELGIALVALGVEVHVLTAKAAAMGHLRPFRTAAEPIVHAVVPRWGWSIWRMMQETAQRLQPDVVHIQYQAAAYGMHPALNLVPTRLLQSQARPCLAVTFHDLRVPYLFPKAGPLRRWVILRLARAADAVITTNMADFRSLQAAGGIEVLDLIPIGSNIQAQPPAGYDRATWRARLGIGPEEVVLCYFGFLNASKGGETLILTLAELVRRNVPARLLMIGGQVGASDPTNMAYLKRVRNLIDYLGLTSRVHWTGYVPEEEVSAHFLAADVCVLPYRDGASFRRGSLMAALAHGLPIVTTLPGEEQPAPTAFHIPRLMDGENVLLVPPDDPSRTATAVQRLMMEPALRERIRQGASKLAEAFRWEDIAARHVDVYRALGTRRGPTNQ, from the coding sequence ATGCGGGTGCTGTTGGTGACTGGCGAGTACCCTCCCATGCAAGGGGGCGTGGGCGATTACACACGCGAGCTCGGCATCGCATTGGTAGCGTTGGGCGTAGAGGTGCACGTGCTGACCGCTAAAGCGGCCGCTATGGGGCATTTACGTCCGTTCCGCACAGCCGCAGAGCCCATAGTACACGCGGTTGTGCCACGCTGGGGGTGGAGCATCTGGCGGATGATGCAGGAGACAGCCCAGCGACTGCAACCCGACGTGGTGCACATCCAGTACCAGGCAGCCGCCTATGGGATGCACCCAGCGCTGAACCTGGTTCCCACACGCTTGTTGCAGAGCCAGGCCCGCCCATGCCTGGCCGTGACCTTCCACGATCTCCGGGTGCCGTATCTTTTCCCCAAGGCTGGACCGTTACGCCGCTGGGTCATCTTGCGCCTGGCCCGCGCGGCCGACGCGGTGATCACCACCAACATGGCCGATTTTCGGTCGTTGCAGGCAGCAGGGGGGATTGAAGTGTTAGACCTTATCCCCATTGGCAGCAATATCCAAGCACAGCCGCCGGCCGGCTATGATCGAGCTACCTGGCGAGCGCGCTTGGGGATCGGGCCTGAGGAAGTGGTGCTGTGCTATTTCGGCTTCCTCAACGCCAGCAAAGGAGGCGAGACCTTGATCCTTACGCTGGCTGAGCTGGTGCGCCGTAATGTGCCAGCCCGTCTGCTTATGATCGGTGGTCAAGTGGGAGCAAGCGATCCCACCAACATGGCCTACTTGAAGCGCGTGCGCAACCTGATTGACTACCTGGGCCTTACCTCGCGCGTCCATTGGACCGGATATGTCCCTGAGGAGGAGGTCTCAGCTCACTTCCTGGCAGCCGATGTATGTGTGTTGCCATACCGAGATGGCGCCTCCTTCCGACGGGGCAGTTTAATGGCGGCCCTGGCCCATGGCCTACCCATCGTAACGACATTGCCTGGCGAGGAGCAGCCGGCACCGACGGCGTTTCATATCCCTCGCTTGATGGATGGAGAGAACGTACTCCTGGTGCCGCCGGACGATCCCTCGCGCACGGCCACAGCAGTGCAGCGGCTGATGATGGAGCCAGCCCTACGAGAGCGAATCCGGCAAGGGGCCAGCAAACTGGCCGAGGCCTTCCGATGGGAGGATATCGCCGCGCGTCATGTAGATGTCTATCGTGCCTTGGGGACAAGACGAGGGCCAACAAATCAATAA
- a CDS encoding glycosyltransferase family 39 protein: MRQQGNKAIIGQSNKAMRGRDNERTRIASSPYSPVTLLPYRLIALFLLLWAGFALRLYRIDVQNIWWDEARNIDVASRPLLAIAGSPELDIHPPLYFYLLHFWMRLLGHSEFAVRLLSAFFGLLSAPLLYALGRRVGGRQAGVLALGIGALAPFLLAEAQETRMYTVTFVWLLGAAYCLLRAMEGEAKNEGRIAKGRWWTGYTLLAAASVLTHYSAVFVLAPWQVWIALRAVASALSFPHLPTGESRGMVGEGDWARGIRILTRAFLAGLGMIILFLPQAPIALRQIPTYRNPNLTVPSLGAYLLDCAREYVLGPALSLTTGAPWLWGLAVGGALGLALFLWHPRPSEIRNPQSAIQGAWGLLFLFTWLAGGLAFYYVILVDRATFHPRYISFVTPALYALIGLALTGWWRTWRPLGLVIALALAILVIPAVRADQFDERFFSEDTAGLAAWLMKTATANDLILIDVPYPLGIYYPRYARLGEPPPEPAELAPARYLFVDIHTIAQRLTELSAGRERLFWIRWFKSDTDPRGVVSFLLDKFAAREGEQAFRGYQVDVYRLPQPALFELASALEPISVRFGPVELTAMAFGGRGGEPTSSLEETRRRVAPADKIVWAVLSWRRLSSVDRPYKATLYLEDRFGQRVGQDDRPLLNDRHLTLPHWGDGEEALNVYAVPLAVGSPPGTYMLKVAVYDPDTGERLSRLDAAGAAQGTDAPLGTIEVIRPLVPPALERMGNTAVGPLRWGDVTLLGADLPGGEIAPGAIVSLPLYWRAEVDAPNAATVRLALRDGDREWSIRRAAPVDGSYPFTRWAAGEVVRDTHPWRLDPQMPTGEYAVHLLLEATDGRVLGETTLGTLHVAGRPRRFDVPPIQYSVGARLGDVAELLGYDVIEPTTPGGILELTLYWRAIAPSTWPLTVFVHLLDHESRVRGQVDRIPGDGAYPTTGWLPGEVLTDVYRVPVAADLPPGRYLVEVGLYDPATGARLPITDMAGNPLGDRVLLGPVVVGP, translated from the coding sequence ATGAGACAACAAGGCAACAAGGCGATAATAGGACAAAGCAACAAAGCGATGAGGGGACGAGACAATGAGAGGACAAGGATTGCCTCATCGCCTTATTCCCCCGTTACCTTATTGCCTTATCGCCTTATCGCCTTATTTCTCTTGCTCTGGGCTGGCTTTGCTCTGCGCCTATACCGCATTGACGTCCAGAACATCTGGTGGGATGAGGCTCGCAACATAGACGTGGCCAGCCGTCCCTTGTTAGCCATCGCCGGATCGCCTGAGTTAGACATCCATCCCCCCCTCTATTTCTATCTTTTGCACTTCTGGATGAGGTTACTAGGGCACTCCGAGTTCGCCGTGCGCTTGCTGTCGGCATTCTTTGGGTTGTTGAGCGCGCCGCTCCTGTATGCCTTGGGGCGACGCGTGGGAGGCCGGCAGGCAGGCGTCCTGGCGCTGGGGATTGGCGCGCTCGCTCCCTTCCTCCTGGCCGAAGCGCAGGAGACCCGCATGTACACGGTGACGTTCGTCTGGCTGTTAGGAGCAGCGTATTGTTTGCTGCGGGCAATGGAGGGAGAGGCGAAAAACGAAGGGCGAATAGCCAAGGGCCGCTGGTGGACTGGCTATACCCTTCTGGCGGCGGCGAGCGTGCTCACCCATTACTCGGCCGTATTCGTGCTGGCCCCGTGGCAGGTTTGGATCGCGTTGCGAGCTGTGGCCTCCGCCCTCTCCTTCCCTCACCTGCCAACAGGAGAAAGCCGGGGGATGGTTGGAGAAGGGGACTGGGCACGGGGAATCCGCATCCTGACGCGAGCCTTTCTCGCTGGCCTGGGCATGATCATCCTCTTTCTACCACAAGCCCCCATCGCCCTACGGCAGATCCCCACCTACCGCAATCCTAATCTGACCGTCCCCAGCCTGGGAGCCTATCTGCTGGACTGCGCGCGCGAGTACGTGCTGGGGCCGGCGCTGTCGTTGACGACCGGCGCGCCATGGCTTTGGGGTCTGGCCGTAGGGGGTGCCCTCGGCCTAGCGCTGTTCCTTTGGCATCCCCGTCCATCTGAAATCCGCAATCCGCAATCCGCAATCCAGGGCGCGTGGGGCCTGCTTTTCTTGTTCACCTGGCTGGCCGGCGGCCTAGCCTTCTACTACGTGATCCTGGTGGATCGCGCCACGTTTCACCCCCGCTACATCAGCTTCGTCACCCCTGCGCTCTACGCGCTGATCGGGCTCGCGCTGACAGGCTGGTGGCGAACTTGGCGGCCGCTGGGCTTAGTTATTGCGCTGGCATTGGCAATTCTGGTTATCCCGGCCGTGCGCGCCGACCAATTTGATGAGCGCTTCTTCAGCGAGGACACGGCCGGCTTAGCGGCCTGGCTGATGAAAACGGCCACAGCCAACGACCTGATCTTGATAGACGTTCCCTACCCATTGGGGATATATTACCCCCGCTATGCCCGGCTGGGGGAGCCGCCCCCGGAGCCGGCCGAGCTGGCTCCAGCCCGTTACCTGTTCGTGGACATCCACACCATCGCTCAGCGATTGACCGAGCTATCGGCGGGGCGTGAGCGCCTCTTCTGGATACGCTGGTTCAAGTCAGACACTGATCCACGCGGCGTGGTCTCCTTCCTATTGGACAAGTTCGCAGCACGAGAGGGGGAACAGGCCTTTCGCGGCTATCAGGTGGACGTATACCGACTGCCGCAGCCAGCGCTGTTTGAGCTAGCGTCAGCGCTAGAGCCGATAAGCGTGCGCTTTGGGCCGGTGGAGCTCACGGCGATGGCCTTCGGTGGGCGCGGCGGGGAACCGACCAGCTCCCTGGAGGAGACGCGACGTCGCGTGGCGCCGGCCGACAAGATCGTCTGGGCTGTGCTATCGTGGCGGCGGCTATCGTCTGTGGACCGGCCATATAAGGCCACCCTTTACCTGGAAGATCGCTTCGGCCAGCGGGTGGGACAGGACGATCGCCCGCTGCTAAACGATCGCCATTTGACGTTGCCACACTGGGGCGATGGCGAGGAGGCGCTGAACGTGTACGCGGTGCCGTTAGCTGTGGGCAGCCCGCCGGGGACCTACATGCTGAAGGTCGCGGTGTACGATCCTGACACGGGAGAGCGCCTGAGCCGGCTGGATGCGGCCGGCGCAGCTCAGGGCACCGACGCGCCGCTGGGGACCATCGAGGTGATCCGGCCGCTGGTGCCACCCGCGTTGGAGCGAATGGGCAATACCGCCGTTGGGCCTCTGCGCTGGGGGGATGTGACCCTGTTGGGCGCGGACCTACCCGGTGGCGAGATAGCGCCAGGCGCGATTGTCTCGTTACCATTGTACTGGCGAGCGGAGGTCGATGCGCCGAACGCGGCGACGGTGCGGCTGGCCCTACGCGATGGCGACCGTGAGTGGAGCATCCGCCGCGCGGCGCCAGTGGATGGCAGCTACCCCTTTACACGCTGGGCAGCAGGCGAAGTGGTACGGGATACCCACCCCTGGCGGCTAGATCCGCAGATGCCGACGGGCGAGTACGCCGTTCATCTACTGCTGGAGGCGACAGATGGACGCGTGCTAGGAGAGACGACCCTGGGGACGTTGCACGTGGCCGGGCGACCGCGTCGCTTTGATGTGCCGCCGATCCAATACTCGGTGGGAGCACGGTTGGGGGACGTAGCGGAACTATTAGGATACGATGTGATCGAGCCGACCACGCCAGGCGGGATATTAGAGCTGACACTGTATTGGAGGGCGATCGCCCCATCAACTTGGCCACTGACCGTGTTCGTCCACCTGTTGGATCATGAAAGCCGAGTGCGTGGGCAGGTAGATCGGATACCAGGGGATGGCGCGTATCCCACCACCGGCTGGCTTCCAGGCGAGGTACTGACCGATGTTTATCGAGTGCCTGTCGCGGCGGACTTGCCGCCGGGACGCTATCTCGTGGAGGTAGGGCTGTACGACCCGGCTACGGGTGCGCGCCTGCCGATTACGGATATGGCCGGCAACCCGCTTGGCGATCGGGTACTGTTGGGACCAGTGGTAGTAGGGCCATAG
- a CDS encoding cysteine desulfurase: protein MQDSLIYMDHSATTPVDSRVVEAMLPYFTERFGNASSLHRLGREASQALDHSRQIVAEILHCRPHEVIFTSCGTESDNLALRGVALAQRARGRGNHLVTTAIEHHAVLHTAEDLRDHYGFDLTIVPVDSDGLVDPQAVARALRDDTVLVSVMYANNEVGTVQPLREIAAITRERGIPLHTDAVQAGAFLPLDVETLGVDLLSLSAHKFYGPKGIGVLYVRSGTPLWPILTGGGHERQRRAGTENIPYIVGLATALQIAQAEREREIVRLMALRDALITGIEARIPDVQLTGHRTQRLPGHASFIVRGVEAEGMLMALDLEGVCASSGSACTSGAQEPSHVLTAMGISRRDAIGHLRLTLGRSNTEADVNRVLELLPGIVERLRALAPAW from the coding sequence ATGCAGGACAGTTTGATTTACATGGATCATTCTGCTACGACTCCAGTGGACTCTCGAGTAGTCGAGGCGATGCTGCCCTACTTCACAGAACGCTTCGGCAACGCGTCAAGCCTGCACCGTCTGGGCCGGGAGGCCAGCCAGGCGCTGGATCACTCACGTCAGATCGTCGCTGAGATCTTGCATTGCCGCCCTCATGAGGTGATTTTTACCTCCTGTGGCACGGAGAGCGACAACCTGGCCTTGCGCGGGGTGGCGTTGGCCCAGCGGGCGCGCGGCCGCGGCAACCATCTCGTCACCACTGCCATCGAACATCACGCGGTCCTCCATACTGCGGAAGATCTGCGCGATCATTATGGCTTTGATCTGACCATTGTCCCTGTGGACAGCGACGGTCTAGTGGATCCGCAGGCGGTTGCCCGGGCGCTGCGAGATGACACGGTGTTAGTCAGCGTTATGTACGCCAATAACGAGGTGGGTACCGTTCAACCTCTGCGCGAGATTGCGGCCATCACGCGGGAGCGCGGCATACCCCTACACACTGATGCCGTCCAGGCCGGCGCCTTTCTCCCCCTGGATGTGGAGACGCTCGGCGTGGATCTGCTCAGTCTTTCGGCTCATAAGTTCTATGGGCCCAAGGGAATCGGCGTGCTCTATGTGCGCAGCGGCACGCCGCTATGGCCGATCCTGACCGGGGGAGGGCACGAGCGCCAGCGCCGGGCTGGCACTGAGAATATCCCCTACATTGTGGGCCTGGCGACGGCGCTTCAGATCGCGCAGGCGGAGCGGGAGCGCGAAATCGTTCGGCTGATGGCCCTTCGCGATGCGTTAATCACCGGCATCGAGGCCAGGATCCCGGACGTGCAACTGACGGGCCATCGCACCCAACGACTGCCTGGCCATGCTAGCTTCATCGTGCGCGGGGTAGAAGCCGAGGGGATGTTGATGGCCTTGGATTTGGAGGGGGTCTGCGCGTCCAGCGGATCCGCCTGCACCTCGGGCGCACAGGAGCCTTCCCATGTGCTGACGGCGATGGGCATCTCTCGTAGGGACGCGATAGGCCATCTGCGTCTGACGCTGGGGCGATCTAACACGGAAGCGGACGTGAATCGAGTGTTGGAGCTCTTGCCGGGCATTGTGGAACGCCTGCGAGCCCTCGCGCCGGCCTGGTGA
- a CDS encoding acetate--CoA ligase: protein MLEPFVSPQSVAIIGASNSPGKLGYAVLRNVIQYGFPGPIYPINPKGGEILGLRAYPSVLDVPGPVDLAVIAIPCQAVAATLEECGQKGVRGVVIISAGFREVGPEGMQRERELIRIAQRYGMRLIGPNCLGIIDTLIPLNASFAATMPAQGNIAFMSQSGALCTSILDMAQVEGIGFSRFVSLGNKADLNEIDFLQAWADDPHSRVITAYLEGITDGPKFIQVAREVTRKKPIITIKSGVTEAGSQAVSSHTGTLAGSERAYEAAFKQAGVIRAHSVQELFDFAIAFARQPLLQTNQVAVVTNAGGPGIMCSDALERLGLKLARLTSETRERLSRKLPSAASVLNPIDVLGDALADRYELAIEVAVNDPHVAAVVVILTPQFMTEIEKTAEAVVRVARTSDKPILGCFMGAAHVGAGIRILNAGGVPNYPVPERAAAALAAMWRYRQWLNEPEDEVPRFETDCERVRQLFTHVRTSGRVTIGEMEARAVLEAYGIPSPRSELARTAEEAVEIAERIGYPVVMKIASPDILHKTDIGGVKINLTSATDVRDAFDLITYRANRYMPKAEIWGCLVQQQIRGGKEVILGMSRDPQFGPLLLFGLGGIYVEALKDVTFRVAPIGRRAAAEMLREIRSYPLLRGLRGERPADLDAIVEVMLRLSQLVTDFPEIVELDINPLKVFDQGHGALALDMRLVLAA, encoded by the coding sequence ATGTTGGAGCCTTTTGTCTCTCCCCAATCGGTAGCGATCATCGGGGCCTCCAACTCTCCTGGTAAACTCGGCTATGCTGTCCTCCGAAATGTGATCCAATATGGGTTCCCCGGTCCAATCTATCCAATCAACCCCAAAGGTGGCGAGATCTTGGGGCTGCGCGCTTACCCGAGCGTGCTCGACGTCCCTGGCCCCGTAGACCTGGCAGTGATCGCAATCCCTTGTCAGGCAGTGGCAGCGACGTTGGAAGAATGCGGCCAGAAGGGCGTCCGAGGGGTGGTTATCATCTCGGCCGGCTTCCGAGAAGTTGGCCCGGAGGGCATGCAACGAGAGCGTGAGTTGATTCGCATCGCCCAACGATATGGCATGCGGTTGATTGGGCCCAACTGTCTAGGCATCATTGATACCTTGATCCCGCTCAATGCCTCTTTTGCTGCAACAATGCCCGCCCAGGGCAACATCGCCTTCATGTCCCAGTCAGGAGCGCTGTGCACTTCGATCCTAGACATGGCCCAGGTCGAGGGTATTGGCTTCTCCCGGTTCGTCTCCCTGGGCAATAAAGCTGACCTGAACGAGATCGACTTTCTGCAGGCCTGGGCCGATGATCCTCATTCCCGAGTGATCACCGCTTATCTGGAAGGCATCACCGATGGTCCCAAGTTCATTCAGGTAGCACGCGAGGTAACCCGCAAAAAGCCCATCATCACTATCAAATCAGGTGTTACTGAAGCCGGTTCACAAGCCGTTTCTTCTCATACAGGCACACTGGCCGGTTCTGAGCGCGCTTACGAGGCAGCATTTAAGCAGGCTGGCGTGATTCGCGCGCACTCCGTACAGGAGCTGTTCGATTTTGCCATCGCCTTTGCCCGGCAACCGTTGCTCCAGACGAACCAGGTAGCCGTGGTCACCAACGCCGGCGGTCCAGGCATCATGTGCTCCGATGCGCTGGAACGGCTAGGACTAAAACTAGCTCGGCTTACCTCGGAGACTCGGGAGCGTCTCAGCAGAAAGTTGCCGTCTGCTGCCAGCGTGCTCAACCCCATAGATGTCCTAGGAGATGCCCTGGCCGATCGCTACGAGTTGGCCATCGAAGTGGCTGTTAACGATCCCCATGTGGCCGCAGTGGTGGTAATCCTCACCCCTCAGTTCATGACAGAGATCGAAAAGACGGCCGAGGCAGTGGTGCGCGTGGCCCGTACTTCAGACAAGCCGATCCTGGGCTGCTTTATGGGAGCTGCCCACGTAGGAGCGGGGATTCGAATTCTCAATGCTGGCGGCGTCCCCAACTACCCGGTCCCTGAACGGGCCGCGGCGGCCCTAGCGGCTATGTGGCGCTATCGGCAATGGCTGAACGAACCTGAAGACGAAGTGCCCCGCTTTGAAACCGATTGTGAGCGGGTGCGTCAGCTCTTTACCCATGTGCGGACGAGCGGACGTGTGACCATCGGCGAGATGGAGGCCCGTGCTGTCTTGGAAGCTTATGGCATCCCCTCCCCTCGGTCTGAGCTTGCGCGTACTGCGGAGGAAGCGGTGGAAATCGCCGAGCGGATCGGCTATCCCGTGGTCATGAAGATCGCCTCACCTGACATCCTGCACAAGACAGATATCGGCGGCGTGAAGATCAACCTGACCAGCGCCACTGATGTGCGCGATGCTTTCGACCTGATCACCTATCGGGCCAACCGATATATGCCCAAAGCAGAAATCTGGGGCTGCCTGGTGCAACAGCAAATCCGGGGGGGCAAAGAGGTGATCCTGGGCATGAGTCGCGATCCGCAATTCGGCCCACTTCTGCTGTTTGGACTGGGCGGCATCTACGTTGAGGCGCTCAAGGATGTGACGTTTCGGGTAGCGCCTATCGGCCGGCGGGCTGCAGCCGAGATGCTCCGCGAGATCCGCTCCTATCCCTTGCTACGGGGGCTGCGCGGGGAAAGGCCAGCCGATCTGGACGCCATCGTCGAGGTGATGTTGCGGCTTTCGCAACTTGTCACCGATTTCCCGGAGATTGTAGAATTAGATATCAACCCCCTAAAGGTCTTCGACCAGGGGCATGGCGCGCTGGCCCTCGATATGCGTCTAGTATTGGCCGCGTAG
- a CDS encoding phosphotransacetylase family protein: MANLYVTSTEAFSGKSATCVGLGLRFRRDGLKVGYMKPVNVAALPGPEGPQDDDVAFIKEAFELPEPLDVLGPVALTPSRMERLLRGQDTTDYEALLRSAYDRVHKDRDVIILEGGTTLREGYLINLPTPRVAEMLDARPLVVIRWDESRMIDDALASRTRLGEPMIGIILNMVPQNKMGYAEDVIRPFLERHGIPVFGILPQDRLLQAASVTELAEGLDANILTCSGSCDVLVENVVVGAMNVDSALSYFRRTPNKAVITGGDRADIQLAALETSTRCLILTGNIMPNPMILTRAEEAGVPVLLCHQDTLTTVEIVEGYFGRSRFQQRPKIERFTHLLEKHMDFARLYQALGLRSMG, translated from the coding sequence ATGGCAAACCTATATGTAACTTCCACAGAGGCGTTTTCAGGCAAAAGCGCGACCTGTGTCGGCCTCGGGCTGCGTTTCCGACGCGACGGCCTTAAAGTGGGCTATATGAAACCGGTCAACGTAGCCGCCCTTCCAGGACCTGAAGGTCCCCAGGACGATGACGTGGCTTTCATCAAGGAGGCTTTTGAGCTACCTGAGCCTCTAGATGTGTTAGGTCCTGTGGCACTTACCCCCTCTCGTATGGAGCGTCTACTACGTGGACAAGACACCACCGATTATGAGGCCCTGTTGCGCTCAGCTTATGATCGGGTGCACAAGGACCGCGACGTTATCATCCTGGAGGGCGGCACCACTCTGCGTGAAGGATATCTGATCAACCTGCCTACGCCCCGCGTGGCCGAGATGCTGGACGCTCGCCCCCTGGTGGTCATCCGTTGGGATGAATCGCGGATGATAGACGACGCGCTGGCCTCTCGCACCCGCCTGGGCGAGCCGATGATCGGGATTATCCTGAACATGGTGCCACAGAACAAGATGGGCTATGCAGAGGATGTTATTCGCCCCTTTCTGGAGCGACATGGCATCCCCGTGTTCGGGATCCTGCCCCAAGATCGGCTACTCCAGGCGGCCAGCGTAACCGAGCTGGCAGAGGGATTAGATGCCAACATTCTCACCTGCTCAGGTAGTTGCGATGTTCTGGTGGAGAACGTGGTAGTAGGCGCCATGAACGTGGACAGCGCGCTTTCGTACTTTCGCCGCACCCCCAACAAGGCGGTCATCACCGGTGGGGATCGAGCGGACATCCAACTGGCCGCGCTAGAGACCTCGACCCGCTGTCTAATCCTCACCGGCAATATTATGCCCAACCCAATGATCCTCACGCGCGCCGAGGAAGCCGGTGTACCGGTGCTGCTTTGTCATCAAGACACGCTGACCACCGTCGAGATCGTAGAGGGGTACTTCGGGCGAAGTCGCTTCCAACAGCGCCCTAAGATCGAACGCTTCACCCACCTGCTGGAGAAGCATATGGACTTCGCACGGTTGTATCAGGCTCTGGGCCTGCGGAGCATGGGATAG
- the eno gene encoding phosphopyruvate hydratase — protein MTTIIEEITAREILDSRGNPTVEVEVVLSGGDIGIAAVPSGASTGAHEAVELRDGDLSRYGGKGVRKAVENVNNIIAEKLLGWDALDQVGIDQHLINLDGTPNKGNLGANAILGVSLAVAKAAAAAVGLPLYRYIGGVSARTLPVPMMNILNGGKHAVDSTDLQEFMIMPVGANSFAEALRWGAETYHALRKVLAKRGYSTNIGDEGGYAPSLKSNAEAIEVILEAIQVAGYQPGKDIWLALDPAASELYEDGKYVLKKEGRSLTSEEMVAFYENWVNQYPILSIEDGMAEDDWDGWKLLTQRLGDRVQLVGDDLLVTNVERVRRAIEEKACTALLCKVNQIGTLTEAIAAVEMSHRAGWAAIVSHRSGETEDTTIADLVVALNTGQIKTGAPARTDRVAKYNQLLRIEEELGDTAVYPGMAAFRVKR, from the coding sequence ATGACCACCATCATCGAAGAGATTACTGCCCGCGAAATCCTTGATTCGCGCGGCAATCCCACGGTAGAGGTCGAGGTCGTCTTAAGCGGCGGCGATATTGGGATCGCCGCAGTCCCGTCGGGTGCCTCCACGGGTGCACATGAGGCCGTTGAGCTGCGAGATGGCGATTTGTCCCGTTACGGCGGAAAGGGAGTCCGCAAAGCCGTCGAAAATGTCAACAACATCATCGCCGAGAAGTTGCTAGGATGGGACGCTCTGGACCAAGTGGGGATTGACCAGCACCTGATCAACCTAGACGGCACACCCAACAAAGGGAACCTAGGGGCTAATGCCATTCTGGGCGTCTCATTAGCGGTGGCGAAGGCGGCGGCAGCGGCGGTGGGGCTTCCGCTCTACCGGTACATCGGCGGCGTGAGCGCTCGCACACTGCCGGTGCCCATGATGAACATCCTCAACGGTGGCAAGCACGCAGTAGACTCCACCGACCTACAGGAGTTCATGATCATGCCGGTAGGCGCTAACAGTTTTGCCGAGGCATTGCGCTGGGGCGCAGAAACCTACCATGCGCTGCGGAAGGTGCTGGCTAAGCGCGGCTACAGCACTAACATCGGTGACGAAGGCGGCTACGCGCCTTCGCTGAAATCCAACGCTGAGGCCATTGAGGTGATCTTAGAGGCCATTCAGGTGGCCGGCTACCAGCCAGGCAAGGACATCTGGCTCGCCCTAGACCCCGCCGCCAGCGAGCTCTATGAGGACGGCAAATATGTCCTGAAGAAAGAGGGCCGTTCGCTCACCAGCGAGGAGATGGTGGCCTTCTATGAGAACTGGGTTAACCAATACCCCATCCTCTCTATCGAGGATGGCATGGCCGAGGACGACTGGGATGGCTGGAAGCTGCTCACGCAGCGCCTAGGCGATCGCGTGCAGCTGGTGGGCGACGATCTGCTGGTAACGAATGTGGAACGCGTGCGCCGGGCGATCGAGGAGAAGGCATGCACTGCCCTGTTGTGCAAAGTCAACCAGATCGGCACCCTGACCGAGGCGATCGCAGCGGTGGAGATGAGCCATCGCGCAGGATGGGCCGCTATCGTCTCCCATCGCTCGGGTGAAACCGAGGACACCACCATTGCCGATCTGGTGGTGGCGCTGAACACAGGGCAGATCAAAACCGGTGCGCCGGCCCGCACCGATCGGGTGGCTAAGTACAACCAGCTCCTGCGCATTGAGGAAGAACTGGGTGACACAGCCGTATATCCGGGCATGGCCGCGTTCCGGGTCAAGCGTTAA